In Marasmius oreades isolate 03SP1 chromosome 3, whole genome shotgun sequence, a single window of DNA contains:
- a CDS encoding uncharacterized protein (CAZy:GH43; CAZy:CBM36) produces MSLTLKKIAALASLLPFFGGLLDGVRVARADNPIVQTIYTADPAPMVYNDRLYVFTGHDEDGSTTYNMRDWHVYSTTDMANWQDHGSPLSLAQFSWANANAWAGQVVARNSKFYWYVPVRHTTGAMAVGVAVSDSITGPYRDALGKPLVENNEIDPTVYIDTDGQAYLYWGNPNLSYVELNSDMTSYSGSIVKVDLTTAGFGTRSGNAQRPTTFEEGPWLYKRNSLYYMIYAADCCSEDIRYSTGPSATGPWTYRGVIMPAQGKSFTNHPGIIDYKGNSYFFYHNGALPGGSGYTRSVSVERFTYNSDGTIPSFNMTTGGPPQLGTLDPFARQEAETIAFSSGLKTEVCSEGGIDVSFIDNGDYIKVKGVAFGNGAKTFTARVASATSGGKIELRLGNQEGNLIGTCTVPGTGGWQTWTTVTCSVSGATGTQDLFFRFTGGSGELFNFNWWQFTA; encoded by the coding sequence ATGTCACTCACGTTGAAGAAGATAGCTGCTTTGGCGTCTTTGCTGCCGTTCTTCGGCGGACTGTTGGATGGTGTTCGTGTCGCCAGAGCCGACAACCCCATCGTCCAGACCATTTATACGGCAGACCCGGCACCCATGGTCTACAACGACCGTCTCTATGTCTTCACTGGCCACGACGAAGATGGTTCTACAACCTACAACATGCGCGACTGGCATGTGTACTCGACGACCGACATGGCGAACTGGCAGGATCACGGCTCTCCCTTAAGCCTCGCCCAATTCAGCTGGGCCAACGCCAATGCATGGGCTGGACAGGTCGTCGCTCGCAACAGTAAGTTCTACTGGTATGTTCCAGTACGTCATACCACAGGCGCTATGGCAGTCGGGGTGGCTGTCAGTGATAGCATCACAGGGCCATACCGCGACGCGCTTGGTAAACCCCTAGTCGAAAACAATGAGATCGACCCCACCGTCTATATTGACACTGATGGCCAAGCCTACCTTTACTGGGGCAATCCGAACCTCTCGTACGTGGAGCTGAATTCGGACATGACATCCTACAGCGGCAGCATTGTCAAGGTCGACCTCACGACCGCGGGCTTCGGCACCCGTAGCGGCAACGCCCAACGCCCCACGACATTCGAGGAGGGACCATGGCTTTACAAGCGCAACAGCCTCTATTACATGATTTATGCTGCCGACTGCTGTTCCGAGGACATTCGTTACTCCACAGGTCCTAGTGCTACTGGCCCCTGGACGTACCGTGGCGTTATCATGCCGGCGCAGGGCAAGAGCTTTACCAATCACCCCGGAATCATCGACTACAAAGGCAACTCGTACTTCTTCTACCACAACGGTGCCCTTCCCGGTGGCAGTGGTTATACGCGTTCCGTCTCGGTTGAGCGCTTCACTTACAACTCCGATGGTACTATCCCATCCTTTAACATGACCACAGGAGGCCCCCCGCAGCTCGGCACCCTGGACCCCTTCGCACGCCAGGAGGCTGAGACGATAGCCTTCTCATCGGGACTGAAAACTGAGGTTTGCAGCGAGGGAGGCATCGATGTCTCCTTCATCGACAACGGCGACTATATCAAGGTCAAGGGTGTCGCTTTTGGCAACGGAGCGAAGACTTTCACTGCTCGTGTCGCCTCTGCCACCAGCGGCGGCAAAATAGAGCTCCGCTTGGGCAACCAGGAAGGCAACCTCATCGGTACTTGCACCGTCCCGGGCACCGGAGGCTGGCAGACGTGGACCACTGTGACCTGCTCGGTCAGCGGTGCTACAGGAACTCAGGATCTGTTCTTCCGCTTTACTGGTGGTAGTGGGGAGTTATTCAACTTCAATTGGTGGCAATTTACTGCTTGA